The nucleotide sequence TAACATAAGTTTATAACCGTTGTAGTGACAGCATGTCAGCCTAGTTCAAAAcaatcaacttgaaaatattgatGATGACAGTATGTGTGCGAATGTACATTGAGACGTTATTCACATTCCTCTCTTGCTTTTGGTTACAAAATAAGCTTGATAATTTGACCGACAGTTTGTGGAAGTAGCATATGCCTTTAAGGTTCGCGTTTGTCCGAGAAAAACGGTCGCAActtttttgggggattttttgtGTCAAATTTGGGAGTAACTTTTAAAATTCCTGTTGTAACAATCATGACCATGGTAACTTGGCTTTTGCAtgttttattgattgattttacACAAAAAATCATTCTGTAAGATTATCAATGCATAGCCCACTCTTCTCACTTATTCGTAATGTAGGAATGGCTCATTACATgaatgattattataattaaacgTTCAAAGATATATTAACATTAACGCTTGGCTAAACAGTACAGTTCACTATATTGACATGTAGTTAACGCAGTACTGTGCGCGTTTCACGTTGGCCGTTGCCAaatcacatacacatacattttGAAACGTAACAAATTATATACTAAACGGGGTGGGTGTGGTAGGCTAAAGAACAATAGTTAAAAGTATTGGCATTATCATACTACCGAGCCTAGCCTAGGAGTTGGAGGACAGCGTTACAAATTACAGATAGACTATACTTTAATATTGAAAAACGGTGGAAtgattattgcaaaaatattcaAGGTAAGTTAGTTTTTGAGTGAATTTTGTGTCGCATTTTTGGTCGTAACAATAAGTAACACTGCATTTAGTTTTAAGACGGAACCATATTTTTGGTCGTCAGTATATAATCTCCGGTCGTGAAGAAAATACCGATTTCGGCGTAAAACGTTTACCTTGTATGCCGGAAATTAAGAAAAAGGATTGAATTAGTTCCTCTTTTAAACCctagaattgaaaaaaaagagttaTATCTGAAGGTTTTCTTTTCATGGCatagttatacaaagtaaaccACTTCCTTATAATTCTGAACAAGACATTCAATGCACCATTAACACGCCTTTTGAATTGATTCTATATATGCAACCTTATTTACATATCGTGCtcattgtttgagaagttgGCTTGCATGACAGTGATGTATATGAAATGTGTACAAAGCACGCGcacaatgaatttttttttctgaagtgtATTTAATAAACCCCACACTATATACAGTGAAAGCAAGGCAAATCAAACATTTGGTTTAAAATGGCACTGTAGGCCTATTGGGTTTTAACATATTTGGACTTTGTCACATTAGCATTGAAAGCATGCAGGTCAACAACAATTCGTGTTggttatttgtatttgtattttccCTCCAGTATACGTATAaaatttatagagaggagtcataaaatacctcaacaagaagaataactagtataaaaagtgattttattttaagatgataggatatcatatcaaatacgtttacacatacaaaagttaatacataaaatgatataacaaacagacttaAACAAACAGTCCAAGCATTAACTAGTATAAAAGGgaaaaatgttaagatgataggttataatataaaatacatctacacatacaaaagttaatacataaaacgatataagaaacagactacaacaaaaATTCTAAGTGCTTggatggaatgtataaagcagcatgGTACATAAATGAGTTACTGTAAACTTACGTTTGGTATTTTGTggggatttcttagatttctgctcAATTTGTGCAGGATACTTTTTAGTTCAGTATATAGAGGGTGATTCTAATACTGTAATGAATCTTATTtgccattcttgtaaactcagttcttgcagcagcatttactttttctaaaagtatatctaaattaaatatagcTGATGTGTATTTCAGAAACttccttcttctttctttgctttcttacaatataaaatggtaccagacatGCACTGCatagatcacatgtgccagggtAGAATAAATAGTATCGGAAACATTTTCgttagcattttggttaaagagaGACACAACGTAAGCGACACTagatataatatacttttttcatactttgatacattgcaagaaaaggtcaaactgtcgtcgCTGTATACTCCCAGTTCTAGGAGTAATAGGTTAACAAATGCACGAAACAATGTTATCCACTCAACATTAAATATTCCAGATCAACAGCCTCCTCCATATGATAGCAAGTCGGGAATTCCTcctcaacaaggttacccgcctcaacaaggttacccgcctcaacaaggttacccgcctcaacaaggttacccgcctcaacaaggttacccgcctcaacaaggttacccgcctcaacaaggttacccgcctcaacaaggttatCCGCCTCAGCAACAACAAGTTACAGTGGTACGTATAAGACTGATATTAACTATGGAGAAAATGTAGTTAGGGCTACAAGCAATGataatattatttcttttttaattgtatCTCTCAAAGGAATATTCAGAGGCAGATGTTCTAACGTTTGTTATTAGCAATATTGTCAAACATTATCACAGCATATTTCCAATCCATATCTCAATATATCGAcccatttattttattatacaaaacTAATTATTTCCACAGCTTTATAAGTACGCTGAAAACCTCAGGACTTGTTTTAATAGAGTCTTTCAAAGTTCTGTACCAACTTTTCAAGCATTCGTAATTATCAAAGGAAACAACGGAGAGCCAAACGATTCGTACAATCGAAACCTGAAATGAGATGTCAATGTTATTGTGGAATACCAACTTTAGCGTATTATATATCCATTAGGAGTTTCACATAGGCGTGTCATCAATTGGCATGTCGAAGacaggaaagagaaagagataGTTTGAAACCTATAGGCGCCATACCTTTTAACATATAGCCGTGATAGTCTACTTAAAGTGATGAAATACTTTTAATACTATAAGGACAATACATTTGAACATTTATGTTAGATACGTTGAAAATATTCCCGCATATGTTGTAACATATAGGCATGCTACTGTTACGATActcttgaatatatataaatacatttagATTTATGTCTTTTCTTCTCCTTCGCTGTCTTCGGCATGTTAGTTTCAAATATGACTCGCTAATAATTACGTAAGTCGCCATACTtctattataatattaaatgcTGATATTTATGTAGACATTCCTACACATATTTGAAATCTCAATACTGTTTTCCACAATCATGGAATATTTGGCTCTCCtttataaaacaacaacaacgggaTTATCACCTATGTAATGTTATATACTTTGAGTTATTATAGTCCTGAGCTCACTAAGGTTATAAATATTTCTCCGTTTGATTGGCATTTTCTTACTCCATACCAGCAGATCACGGGTGAGTGCAGGATTGAACATGGAGGAATGTGGCCATGGTGTCGTTTATATCGAGCTGGAATGTGGGGAAGTGTGTGTGCGTGCCCAATACTACTCAATAGTGGTTACTTATGACATCATAACACTGTTACATACATAATAGTGTTATGATAAACTAATGGCCGATAGTACCCCGATATGATTTGTTACATGTATAGTTTGTTATGCAAAGTAGCTAATCTTGTTATATTTCCCGTATATAGATCAACAATGTCGCTGCCGCCACACAGCCTGCTCCTGTCACAATTGTTCGTACAACCCAGGTACAACCTAATGACTACTTGGTACTTGCCATTCTGGTCACCATTTGCTGTTTCTTACCTACTGGTATCGTGGCTATTGTATTTGCAGCTAAAGTAAGTATTTTATGAGGATCATTGTCACCCTAGCATATTCCTGGCTAGTACAGAATGATCAGATTTATAACCCTTTGTTTGGTTTCCTACATTCAATATCTTCAGTGTTGCACATAAATATGCTAGAACAAATAGTCATCATGAGAATGTATTGAGAGGTCAGACCCTCTCATCCTCCACCGTCCCAAACCCCTCACCgaacaccctcccccaccaaaaaattaaaacttgcgTAAAACTTTAGAAGCTAATTAAAGTTTGACTCAGCAGGCCTATTGGAGAACTTTATAGCAGTCTCTTGTTAATTGTGCATAACTCTTTATTACCAGTTCAATAGTACTATAATCCCATATAATCCCGTTTATATTAATCCGCCGGCGAATAGTTTAGTgtcatcattttaattttgaaaaaaaaaacttgcaaatTGGACCCCATTTCCCAGtctgatatttttctttgcatAGTGAAAGTAGTGCACATAGTCAATGATGTCACATTTATAAGGGTGGGTGAGTGAGGCGAGGGGTATGGGTAGGGGTATTGGGCAGAGAAGGTTGGTCCACGCAGGAGCATAGCCTACCTTCGTactagagagagaaaaaaaatgtcccaTTTTTATAGAGTCATGGACTTTAagttttattataatattgatacatgagttttcatttttcaaaatgttgttatgaTCTTCATAATTTTAACCCCAATTGATTATACGACTTTGCGTGCGTGTGTTATATATGTAAGGCatttataagaaaattttggggaGAGGAGAAGGTACATGTTGACATTTTATATGTGGTTACAGCCTGTGTgatattaatgacataaagaAGTTACATTACAGTACGTGTGGGTATAGGCATACGCAGGTATATCACATATCAGTGACAGAAAAGCTTTAACAgtcttctttttcaaatgataaaatgtcTATTTATATCTTTccatgtttatttcttgtcaaggTGAGAAGCCTTTTCAGTAGTGGTGACATACAAGGTGCCGCGCAAGCCTCTGCAAGCGCTAAGTTGTGGTCGATGATCTCCCTTGGTATCGGTATTGTTTGGATGGTTGTTGTCTCAATACTTCAAATTGCAGTTTCATAGAGACGTATGGAAAGACAAAGAATATCTCattattctctcttttttctctctctttctctttacatttttttgtaaaCTATACTACTCAGATGGCACACCGAATGAATAAAGTaaacttcaaaataattttgttgattAAAAATAGTTAGACTGAATGAGAACCAGGTTATATGTTGATGATCTTTTCAAATATCGATATTTCTATTATTTGGtgtcaatgatttttttttatcattataacTGAGTATCCTTAGATTATACAGTCATCGGTCTAAACTCATTTGATCAACTCTATACACATGGCTCCTGCAAGGTACAACACAATATTACTCTATTTTCGAACACGATGTCTTCCAGAATCCCCTACAAATATGTACGCAACCATGTACTTCATTCTAACGACTTccctatgtacagtatacccTAAGTTATTGCCCCATAAACCGCTATCATTTCATattcataacttgagaacataGACAGACGCACACCATTCTAATAATTTGTATATGGCTGAAGTCATCGAATGCCCTTTGAACTGTGATTATGTACTGAAGTGTTCTGTGGTTGGTCTGGAAACAGCGTTCAAAATGATTTGGTCTATACTAATTGTATACTTCAAGTTTATTTGGTATTGTACTTCTCTTTTTTACTGAATAATGTGGTTGCCTTTGTATTTCTCTAACTTTTTATCATTACAGCGTTTTCTGTATCGTAtgagtggattttttttttgctctttgttGTTCATATGACGAAAAtcaatatagaaagaaaaaaagtcattTGTACTTGAAGGTAGAGAAAGGTAATGGAAATAAGATTTTAAGTTTTCTCATATCAACATCAGCTaaattgaaaaatttggcaATTTAAACCAAGGAAACCAATACATTTCTCAAATACATTCCaacatatttctttgaaatacatatttttgtacAGAAAAATGATGTTATAATAATCCATGCTACCTTTCCTAATGGGAGTCCCtttatttttttaccattgaaatatattaatgtaaatatttgtcTGTGTCAATGTTTATGTAGAACAGACGATACTGAAACCATCGAACAGAAACGTcaatagaacaacaacaattaaaacaataatGCAGTCAACATTCAACATTTTACATCATGGATAACACGATGGCTGGAGTAAACGATCGTAGATAGATTCACTTTCGAAAACCGAGCCAAAAAATAGAAATAGTTAAAACTATTAACAGAATTACAAAggtttgtaagaaatttgatTAAAGACCAATATCCAAGATGACTAAATTGGATTAACTAAGTCATAAAATTCCAGAGAGTGAATAATAATTACAGAGATTTTCTTAATAGATTTCTCTCCACAAGTAGAAAGTGACCATTAGGGTTAAATATATCGTtaacaaatatgacatcattttgCATTCAATGTCGATAATTACATTGGTTAAACCGTGGTGTGTTTTTTTCATAATAAATGACATAGGAGTAAGGTGTCGAGTTTATTGGTAATTTATCCGTTTTCATAGATTATTTTGTACATTGTGATGTATAGCTgcatttttctattttgttaaaGTTTTGTATTACAGCGTTTTCTGAGAAGTAATGAGGGAGTCGGTTAAAAAATAGGTTAAAATCGTTATAAGCCAACCTTGTATGCTAATCGTGTATGCATACCATTTAACTCAGTTGATGTCTGTCAGTTCCGTACTGTCGCGAATGTAACTTTCAGTTTTGCTTTCTTCATTAAGACTACCGACGCTCGCTCTCACCGACCTACTAAAATCAAGTAAGAAGGtacatattaaaacaagcacATCGGGCTTATTAcagcacattcaacttttgccaccatgaccgtttTGATTTTTAGCTAGAAATGTTCAAAGTTTAGCATCATGCTCTccaacccatctgccagctGTCTCTGCGGAATCTTCT is from Apostichopus japonicus isolate 1M-3 chromosome 16, ASM3797524v1, whole genome shotgun sequence and encodes:
- the LOC139982771 gene encoding uncharacterized protein isoform X1, which codes for MTDQQPPPYDSKSGIPPQQGYPPQQGYPPQQGYPPQQGYPPQQGYPPQQGYPPQQGYPPQQGYPPQQQQVTVINNVAAATQPAPVTIVRTTQVQPNDYLVLAILVTICCFLPTGIVAIVFAAKVRSLFSSGDIQGAAQASASAKLWSMISLGIGIVWMVVVSILQIAVS
- the LOC139982771 gene encoding proline rich transmembrane protein 1B-like isoform X2 codes for the protein MTDQQPPPYDSKSGIPPQQGYPPQQGYPPQQGYPPQQGYPPQQGYPPQQGYPPQQQQVTVINNVAAATQPAPVTIVRTTQVQPNDYLVLAILVTICCFLPTGIVAIVFAAKVRSLFSSGDIQGAAQASASAKLWSMISLGIGIVWMVVVSILQIAVS